Part of the Zingiber officinale cultivar Zhangliang chromosome 8A, Zo_v1.1, whole genome shotgun sequence genome, TTTTTTGGGTTTCTCTGAAGATCGGATCGACTTAACTGCTTTATTCAAATAATTCCAAATTCTCTTTTGCAGTTGGCTTATAAAGAGTTTTGTACCATCCTTCAGCTGCAAGAGAAGCAGATGAGCCTTTGGGAAAATGATAAATCATAGATGTGCATGTCCTGGCATTCCAGAAATACGAAGTAGATGAATCTAAAACGACAAGTTTCAGCTACTCAAAGATCTGATGTGCATAGGATTACCTGAAACAAAGGCAACAATAGATAAggtaagaaaaaggaaaagggaaatcTTTGCTTCTATTTGATGATTGATGTGCATACTATTTCTTACCAAGCAGAAGATGTATCATCAAGGCCACAACAACGTCGTTTCTTCTAGGGAAGCATTTCCTCCAGAGAGGCATTTGTTACTGCAACAATGGGGGAGCATTCCAGACGAATCGGGACTAGTGCTATCGACTGATGCAAAGCCAAGGTTGAAGTGGACACCTGAACTCCATGATAAATTCATAGAAGCAGTTAATCAACTTGGTGGAGCAGACAGTAAGTAtacaagaaaaatatatatagagcCAAGGCAACATACTTTGCATGATAGCAAACTAACTTGCATAAGTATAATGCAGAGGCAACACCAAAAGCAGTCATGAGACTCATGGGCATTCCTGGACTGACACTGTATCACCTAAAAAGCCATCTTCAGGTCCTGACTAACTAATTACttaattcttcttccttggctttTCTTTATTCATTTTTATATTTGAAGACTAAGCTTCTCTTGTTGAATTGCAGAAGTACAGACTCGGCAAAAATCTTCAACCTCAAGCAAACATGGGAAGTACTAAGAGTGGTAAGAGCAAATCCAAATTTACCAAACATAATGAGCTTGCAAGCTAATACATAATGCTGCAGTTGTAGGTTGTCAGCTAGCAGCAGAAATGACAGATGAAGGTAATAATAATATATCAGCCGTGACCAATACAAATATTGTTCCCCAACCCAAGTAAGAGAGCATCAACACTCATTTAATCTGATGATAATAATACTAAAACATGTACAACTAAAAGAGCGCCATTTCAGGCCTATTCAGATAAATGAAGCACTTCAAATGCAAATTGAGGTACAAAGACAGCTACAAGAACAACTGGAGGTAAATTTTAGTCAGCACGTAGTGTTCATCAACTGTTATTCCCTTCCCTTAAACTTTAGATTAGATCCATGATACCTTGTTTGAGTTGATAAGAATTTAACAGTTCTTATTTGTATCAATATTCTAAAAATGTCTGCATATAGTTACCACAAAGTACCTACTGACTAGCTGGTTTTGTAGAATGAAAATTGGAGCGAGCATCATTTATAACAATAAATCATCCTAGTTATTTTGATGAACTTCAGTTAAATGATATAGCCACGGGAAACAGTTCAAGGGATGGTTAAAACCATAAATCAAGAAAGAGAAAATATGCCCATCATCCATGTCAAGATGGAACGGTAACCAGAAGATATGAAACAGTTTAGATGTAGCCTGGCAGACACCCTGAGCTTTGAtggatttttttttgttcattatatcatagttttaactgaaagaaaacaagaaaaaaaatatctaaatgaAAAATAATGGCCTTAGTATTGCAGAAGAAACATTGgggaaaaaaatatattcattttCTAACAGAATGAGAATTTCTATAGAAAAGTATATATGACGTGACTTAATTAAAGAATGGTACACCTTCAAGATAGCAGTAGCCGAGTCAATTGGTTTAAACTTCAGGTTTTCTTCGTACTCAGAAAAACAGCATCATTAAATAGATAACTCTGCTAAAAAAAGAACTAAAAGATAACTGAAACACTACAATTCACTAAGGTGAAAAGCTGAGCAACAATAAGATAAGTAATCATCCTGaactgagaaaaaaaaaatcgaacAAGCCTTCTAAgtcttttcttttactttcatcTCTCCTAGTTTAGTTTGCTTTACTATATTATGATGTTGACACGTCATGAAAAATGGATTTGTAAAAGGTTCAGAGGCATTTACAACTCCGAATTGAGGCGCAGGGTAAATACTTGCAGTCTGTGCTGGAGAAGGCTAAAGAGACACTTGGGAAGCAGAATTTGGGTGCTCCAGGACTGGAAGCTGCTAAAGTTCAACTCTGTGAACTAATATCCGAAGTCTCAAATGAATGCTTCAGCAATGCCTTTCCAGGTTTGGAAATTATTACCCGCCTTAATAATAATTTACAAGTGCATCAAGCTGAACTTGCTGACTCTAGATCTTCAGTAGAAAGTTGCCTTACATCATCTGAAGGATCACAAAAGAATCAAGACATAAATGATCTCCACCAAGGTTTAAGAAAGTATAATGGCAGCTTACTGCTTCGTAGACCAAACCTGCATGATTACAAGCCTTTTTCCTCATCCAGTTTAGGAGATTACGAAAGAGCATCTGTCTCGGTTTGTAAATTTGAGGCGCATCCTTTAAGTTCTAAAGCTCAAAGAGGAGGCGCTATTTCAGAGGCATGGCACAAGGAAAGAAGAGCTGAGGCCATATTTCTTGAGCATCCACACAGCAAGAAACATGCAGAACGGAAAAATAGAGGAAAGGAATCAACTGGTTTTGGAATAGCTAGTCATACAGCACAACTAGACCTCAATGCCGATGAAGATAATGGAGATGGAACAGAGAGGAAATTCGACTTGAATGGTTTCAGTTGGGCCTAGTTTGTGACAATGAAACTAGTTACAAAAAAGTGAAATATTCTAGTGTTTGGAGTCAAAATATCATAAGTTGAGACTCGCCCCCAGTAACCCGACGAACACTTTCGATTCAACTCTTCCAAAACTAACCGCCGATTCTGAGTCTCTGAGACATCAGCACTGGCCGCTTGGGGTGTCGGCACCGGCAACGGCCAGGCCGCAATCTCCATGAGCACCCACAGTAGTCATTTTTCTTGTTTTAAGAGTTGTATTGATCGTTTAGCCAACATTTTCTCTAAATCTCGATCGATATCGACTCAAGAGTTTTATTTGATCGACAAATACGTTCAGCGTGATTATTAACCTGCCTCTGCGAATACGTAAGAGCTAACTCTGGTGAAAAACGAAATCCTTTGCTAAAGAATAAAACAATACACCCAGTAAAAGTAGCTAAGAAAAATAAGAGGATTAAATAATGTATTTACTGCCGTCAAGGTTGCGATAATCTTCTTCTCGATGTGGAGTCTCCATTTACATTCCGAAACTTCTCCAACTCTCTAGCAATTTGTATGTCATTAGGCATGAAATGCTGGATCAGTGCCTTCATTACGAAACGGGGAAGCATCCCGGCCACAAGGACACCTAGTAAGCATAGCCAAAATAATCCAGTCCTCATTACGTTAAAGACGGCCCTGTATGCGAATACAAGGTGCAATAACGTTAGAGCAATCATAGAAATCAACGCATCGATACAAAAATTTTAGACTTTGTCAAACAAGTTTCAGTTCTTAATTACTTTATAATATAATCTTGCGATGAGTTTGTGGAAAACAGACGTACCAGTAACCCGGTAGAAACCACACGGAGTCGATGACAATCTCACATATTATTGTTGCAGCAATGCAGCCCCATATTGATGCATGCGTGATCCAGTTCCATCGAAATACATCCATAGCCAAATGAATGTTAACTAGAACGACCACAGCAAGGGTCCATAAGTCTCCTAGACTGGATTCATCGATACCACTGTGTGTATATGCGACACAAGGAATGAAGAAGATAACCACGCTTTGCCAAACTGTATCAAGCATAGTGATGTTGAACAGCTTCAAATTGTAGCTTTTATTCATCTGCCCTGATCTATATAGCTGAGGGTACTTTATCAATGTTTCCCTGCTAAGGTCTTTGTCGAAGATTCCGATGATGATGGTTGGTAGAGCTGTGTAAATAATAGAATACAAAACACTGCTCCACTCAGTTACAGCGGTCGTCAAGCTATAAGCAGCGTAAAGCACATACCTATCATCCAAAAACATCATAGTTAGCAATATATGTTATCAAGAAGATAAGCAGGGATGGGTAGATTAACATGTTGAAGAGAAAATTAGTGAGATAATGCACATCCATTCTTAAAGATGTAGATTTGTTAATTCCGTGCAACCATAAGAAAGGTAAATTGAAAGTTTGATAATTGCATGCAACATTGTTCATAAACACATACCAGAATAGGATGAAGACAAAAACTGCATTACGATAAAAGTTGTACAAGATCATGTAGGTCATCCTCTGGTAATTCCAATGCCCGTGAACTAACAAGAGGGGCGCCAAAAATCGGAACTGTCCCATAGCAAAATCTGATGCCATAACGGCTTGCCTTCCCTCTTGGCCACTAATGCCAATCCCAACATCAGCCATTTGGATCATTGAGACATCATTTGCACCTGGTATTAAAAACATGTTAAAAGAGAACCTACACTGCACTAAAGGAAATGACTTCATCTGTGGTCTAGTGAATATGCAAATTTGAAGCTTACCATCTCCGATAGCAAGGGTCAAATCATCTATTCGATCCTTTATAAGAGCAATTATTCCAGCCTTTTGCAATGGAGCAACACGGCAGCACAACACAACATCACATATGATAGCCACCTTAAAAAGCTGCACTTTCAAAGTAAAAAAAGTACAAGAACATAAATGCTAGGAAAAAAGAAGCCTGGAGAACTCGTTTAACATCTATATTCGAGTCGTCATGTACCTCTTCTTGCAATTCTGTCTCCAACATGTAGACGAGACTCGAACCATCTACAATCAAAGCCATAGGAACCCTTGAAGATACTGAGGAAGACAATCTACTTTCAGTTGGCATCTCCGCAAGATTGCAAGACATGGCAACTGCATCATGTAGACTCTTTTTACAGGTTTCTCTGG contains:
- the LOC122012579 gene encoding myb-related protein 2-like isoform X3, with product MCIGLPETKATIDKKMYHQGHNNVVSSREAFPPERHLLLQQWGSIPDESGLVLSTDAKPRLKWTPELHDKFIEAVNQLGGADKATPKAVMRLMGIPGLTLYHLKSHLQKYRLGKNLQPQANMGSTKSVVGCQLAAEMTDEGNNNISAVTNTNIVPQPKPIQINEALQMQIEVQRQLQEQLERHLQLRIEAQGKYLQSVLEKAKETLGKQNLGAPGLEAAKVQLCELISEVSNECFSNAFPVESCLTSSEGSQKNQDINDLHQGLRKYNGSLLLRRPNLHDYKPFSSSSLGDYERASVSVCKFEAHPLSSKAQRGGAISEAWHKERRAEAIFLEHPHSKKHAERKNRGKESTGFGIASHTAQLDLNADEDNGDGTERKFDLNGFSWA
- the LOC122012579 gene encoding myb-related protein 2-like isoform X4 gives rise to the protein MCIGLPETKATIDKKMYHQGHNNVVSSREAFPPERHLLLQQWGSIPDESGLVLSTDAKPRLKWTPELHDKFIEAVNQLGGADKATPKAVMRLMGIPGLTLYHLKSHLQKYRLGKNLQPQANMGSTKSVVGCQLAAEMTDEGNNNISAVTNTNIVPQPKPIQINEALQMQIEVQRQLQEQLEGKYLQSVLEKAKETLGKQNLGAPGLEAAKVQLCELISEVSNECFSNAFPVESCLTSSEGSQKNQDINDLHQGLRKYNGSLLLRRPNLHDYKPFSSSSLGDYERASVSVCKFEAHPLSSKAQRGGAISEAWHKERRAEAIFLEHPHSKKHAERKNRGKESTGFGIASHTAQLDLNADEDNGDGTERKFDLNGFSWA
- the LOC122012579 gene encoding myb-related protein 2-like isoform X1 produces the protein MCIGLPETKATIDKKMYHQGHNNVVSSREAFPPERHLLLQQWGSIPDESGLVLSTDAKPRLKWTPELHDKFIEAVNQLGGADKATPKAVMRLMGIPGLTLYHLKSHLQKYRLGKNLQPQANMGSTKSVVGCQLAAEMTDEGNNNISAVTNTNIVPQPKPIQINEALQMQIEVQRQLQEQLEVQRHLQLRIEAQGKYLQSVLEKAKETLGKQNLGAPGLEAAKVQLCELISEVSNECFSNAFPVESCLTSSEGSQKNQDINDLHQGLRKYNGSLLLRRPNLHDYKPFSSSSLGDYERASVSVCKFEAHPLSSKAQRGGAISEAWHKERRAEAIFLEHPHSKKHAERKNRGKESTGFGIASHTAQLDLNADEDNGDGTERKFDLNGFSWA
- the LOC122012579 gene encoding myb-related protein 2-like isoform X5 — protein: MCIGLPETKATIDKKMYHQGHNNVVSSREAFPPERHLLLQQWGSIPDESGLVLSTDAKPRLKWTPELHDKFIEAVNQLGGADKATPKAVMRLMGIPGLTLYHLKSHLQKYRLGKNLQPQANMGSTKSVVGCQLAAEMTDEGNNNISAVTNTNIVPQPKPIQINEALQMQIEVQRQLQEQLEVQRHLQLRIEAQGKYLQSVLEKAKETLGKQNLGAPGLEAAKVQLCELISEVSNECFSNAFPDLQ
- the LOC122012579 gene encoding myb-related protein 2-like isoform X2; this encodes MCIGLPETKATIDKKMYHQGHNNVVSSREAFPPERHLLLQQWGSIPDESGLVLSTDAKPRLKWTPELHDKFIEAVNQLGGADKATPKAVMRLMGIPGLTLYHLKSHLQKYRLGKNLQPQANMGSTKSVVGCQLAAEMTDEGNNNISAVTNTNIVPQPKPIQINEALQMQIEVQRQLQEQLEVQRHLQLRIEAQGKYLQSVLEKAKETLGKQNLGAPGLEAAKVQLCELISEVSNECFSNAFPESCLTSSEGSQKNQDINDLHQGLRKYNGSLLLRRPNLHDYKPFSSSSLGDYERASVSVCKFEAHPLSSKAQRGGAISEAWHKERRAEAIFLEHPHSKKHAERKNRGKESTGFGIASHTAQLDLNADEDNGDGTERKFDLNGFSWA